The Acyrthosiphon pisum isolate AL4f unplaced genomic scaffold, pea_aphid_22Mar2018_4r6ur Scaffold_21920;HRSCAF=25285, whole genome shotgun sequence genome contains a region encoding:
- the LOC103307963 gene encoding piggyBac transposable element-derived protein 4-like has product MKIKASKFYNRLQSIPDGSSESEWSDDEDLYTPLLPQDICVVSDTDDDIPTNGDYLVIPASDDEIASEDEDDVPLSVRLSRLVSNKSKKAKEPKPVWLEENYITNPETITFTGDTTLPENILSLTDPYQFFSFLFPSTLIQYITDQTNIYASQISPNKLPNICAKEIEQFIGICLKMSVCKLPSVRHHWGNLGTPSIYNVMCVNRFEEIKRFIHFNDNSKLPERNNADYDKLYKVRPLCEQILNIIRSIPKEEHLAVDEQIIPTKSRTSLKQYNPKKPHKWGYKVFVLSGVSGFCYDFDIFAGAQSNIIHDSCPNMSVSSNVVLRMSNFIPRHCNYKIFFDNWFTSIPLLIYLHKEGILPIGTARLNRLSGLKMPTEKCFKKKGRGSFCEMITYLLM; this is encoded by the coding sequence ATGAAAATAAAAGCATCTAAATTTTATAACCGCCTGCAAAGTATACCTGATGGCAGTTCTGAATCTGAATGGTCTGATGATGAGGATTTGTACACACCTTTACTACCACAAGATATATGTGTTGTTTCTGATACTGATGATGATATTCCTACTAATGGAGATTATTTAGTCATTCCTGCATCTGATGATGAAATTGCCTCAGAAGATGAAGATGATGTACCCCTTTCTGTACGACTTAGTAGGTTAGTTtccaataaatcaaaaaaagctAAGGAACCAAAACCAGTTTGGTTAGaggaaaattatattacaaatccAGAAACAATAACATTTACTGGTGATACAACATTACCAGAAAATATTTTGTCGCTAACTGATCCATATcagtttttcagttttttatttccatccacacttatacaatatataactgATCAAACTAATATTTATGCATCACAAATTAGTCCTAATAAACTGCCAAATATTTGTGCAAAAGAAATAGAACAATTTATtggtatatgtttaaaaatgtcagTTTGTAAGCTACCCTCTGTACGTCACCATTGGGGAAATCTGGGCACACCTTCAATATATAATGTCATGTGTGTAAACAGATTTGAagaaataaaacgttttattcaTTTCAACGATAACAGCAAATTACCAGAAAGAAACAATGCAGATTATGATAAACTTTACAAAGTCAGACCTTTATGTGaacaaattctaaatattattagaagtaTACCTAAGGAAGAACATTTAGCAGTGGATGAACAAATAATCCCTACTAAAAGTAGAACATCACTCAAACAATATAACCCAAAAAAGCCCCATAAATGGGGTTATAAAGTTTTTGTTTTGAGTGGTGTATCAGGATTCTGttatgattttgatatttttgctGGAGCTCAAAGTAATATCATTCATGACTCCTGTCCAAATATGTCAGTCAGTAGCAATGTAGTTCTTAGAATGAGTAACTTTATACCAAGAcactgtaattataaaatattttttgacaattgGTTTACTTCCATccctttattaatatatttacataaggAAGGTATTTTACCAATAGGTACTGCTCGATTGAATAGATTGTCAGGTTTGAAAATGCCAActgaaaaatgtttcaaaaaaaaaggaCGTGGGAGTTTCTGTGAGATgattacttatttacttatgtaG
- the LOC100574385 gene encoding kelch-like protein 3: protein MLMLVYKFTGLRFEGEVYEAIITWVKYDVKNRSELFPKLFLSIRLPLIQVNDLINIVEYEELVSSNSICMDFLLNTYRTLLALERNVSMKTSKSSELNIFNYRNHNLKQAIVLYRRSGYSKIEWYDKMNNTFYKCSLTWYSDATMSNLILKDGRIFSISCKDGVNSVKLYDGNLNTWKSISTPHFVHSNSSIIQFYDQVYVMSSSGSEYYDILSETWQEVKFKITETQNLKLAVVSDLIYGVCKTKAFYYNPKTNFGQLISSPSDIHTVYSICSFNNQLHLIGCNYNSLPAYNRTMKIHCLTYDKFDPQTNRWSRVRREPNNRIAPGVVVLDEKLYLMGGTNNKSIQFYEPKSDSFKTKSELYMHSSEHHDTQAFVVDTESINPNNILKYYSSNEI from the exons ATGTTGATGTTGGTATACAAATTCACTGGATTGAGATTTGAAGGGGAA GTTTATGAAGCTATTATTACATGGGTAAAATATGATGTGAAAAATCGTTCTGAATTATTTCCTAAGTTATTCCTCTCAATTCGCTTACCATTAATACAAGTTAACGACTTGATCAATATCGTTGAATATGAAGAACTAGTGTCTTCAAATTcaatat gtatggACTTCTTACTTAATACATACAGAACACTGCTTGCACTCGAAAGAAATGTATCAATGAAAACATCAAAATCtagtgaattaaatattttcaattatagaaATCATAACTtaaaacaa GCTATAGTGTTATACAGGAGATCAGGTTATTCAAAAATAGAGTGGTATGACAAAATGaacaatactttttataaatgttcattAACTTGGTACTCTGACGCTACTatgtcaaatttaatattaaaagatgGTAGAATCTTTAGTATTAGTTGCAAAGATGG AGTTAATTCAGTTAAATTATATGATGGAAATCTTAATACATGGAAGTCTATAAGTACTCCTCATTTTGTTCATAGTAACTcaagtattatacaattttatgacCAAGTTTATGTA atgtcTTCCAGTGGTTCAGAGTATTATGATATTCTTAGTGAAACATGGCAAgaagttaagtttaaaataactgaaactcaaaatttaaaactcgcAGTAGTTTCCGATTTAATTTATGGT gTTTGCAAAACAaaagctttttattataatccaaAAACCAACTTTGGTCAATTAATCAGTTCTCCGAGTGATATACATACAGTATATTCAATTTGTTCATTTAATAACCAACTGCATTTAATTGGttgcaattataattcattgCCAGCTTATAATAGAACTATGAAAATTCATTGTCTTACTTATGATAAGTTCGATCCACAAACTAACAGATGGAGTAGAGTTAGACGAGAACCAAATAATAGAATAGCACCAG GTGTTGTTGTACTGGATGAAAAACTATACCTGATGGgtggtacaaataataaatctattcaATTTTACGAACCTAAATCGGATTCTTTTAAAACTAAGAGTGAACTATATATGCATTCTTCAGAACATCATGACACACAAGCATTTGTAGTCGATACAGAAAGTAtaaatccaaataatattttgaaatattattccagtaatgaaatttaa